The following is a genomic window from Bos taurus isolate L1 Dominette 01449 registration number 42190680 breed Hereford chromosome 11, ARS-UCD2.0, whole genome shotgun sequence.
ATAGGATCAAGAACCAAGTCGGTTTTGCTCTCAGGGGCTCTTGGGGCCACCAGCCAAGGTAGGGCTGTATCCCTGAAGAACTTGGCAAGCTCAGGACGGCGGCAGAGAGCGGGGTACACTGAATGCTAGTCCTCGTTGCTCTGGGATGGGGCAGCAGGGAACAGCCTCACACAAGTGGGAGCGAGGCACTGGGTCCGGGTAGTGCAGGCCCTGGGTGTCCACACCTCACCCACCCACCTACCTACCTCCAGCCTCAGTCAGTCTGGTATCTGGTGTGTTTCTCTCAGTGGACCCCCCTGAGGTGGGGGGAAGAGCGGAGGTAACCAAGTAAAGATCTCAGGCTCAGTGAAATCGGCAGAACTGAGTGGGACATCTGGGTTTGCTCACCAGCTGCCAGACCTCAGCTCTGTCGTCTGTCCTGTGGGAATAACCATGGTACCTCATTCAAGGGGCTGTGGTGAGCATCTGAGATGAGGCTTGTTTACCTAGGGTTTACCTAGAGCCTCGCTGAGTAGCCGGCTGTTACTAGGAGGATTGGGGCGAGCCACCCGGGATCTCGGTGAAGGCTGAAGCTCAGCTCCAGTTCGGCCTCCCCTGTACCTGCCCGCCTCCACCCCACCTGCAGGCCACGTAGCCCTTCTGGCCACCCCCACCCATCCCCCCACTTTCTTTTGTCCTTAATCTGTTCACTCATTGTCTGCCTCCCACTCCTGACGTCCCTCCAGGGTAGGAGTCTTGTCTGTTTGGCTGAACACTGTGTGCCCAGTCCAGCACCCTGCAGGTGTCTGACCCCTGGCAGGCGCTTCAACATGAATGAATGACCGCCTCAGGTGCTCTGCACCTCCTGGGCTAGAAGCTTCCGTGGTTGCCCCCACAGCTCTGCCCTCACGTGGGGCCTCAACCTCGGCCTGCCCACAGCCTCCACCCTCTGCCCAGGGCCCCACCTCCTCTGCCCGCCTGCCTGCCCACCCTCCTCTCCAAAGCCTGCCTTCTTTTCAGACCTTCCCTCCCCCAGGAGGCAGAGCCATCGGCAGCCCCTGCAgctttttttttgcgggggggcaGCGGGGGGGCGCACGTCATGCTTGCTTTTACCTATCTGGATTGCTGAGTTCCTAGCACCCCCTGACCTTTTGCACCCAGGTGTGTACCTCACTCTCCTCGCCCCAGGCCAGGTCCTGGTAGGCCTGCCTCCACGGGCACTGCAGCCAGCTTGACCGTCTGTCCCGcctgcaggcagggctggggtggggccttGGCTGGCTATGACAGGTGTCCAACCATGGGCCCCGCAGCATCCCCCAACCCCACTCCCCGCCTGGCTTGGGTTAGGGTTAGCTTCAGCAGAACCAGGAGAAAGTTGAGTGGAAGGAGGCCCTGCCCCGCGTGGCCCTGGGTCAGGCCTGACCCCAGTGGCGCTGCGCTGTCCTGCTGGCAAACACGGGCTCTGGCTCCCAGGGCTGGCCCAGGATGGTGCTGCCAAAAGGGCCCCATGACGTCTGCAGGGCCGCCACCCTGGCTGGTGGGGCACAACGGTAGGGCCCCTTCCTGGCGCAGCCCCTTGACAGTGGCAGCAGCACCCCGGCTTCctgtcccctgccctccccagctcAGGGATTCACCCCTCCCGCCGTGTCGTGGAGGCCACCCGACGGTCTACTGTCCTCGCATCCCCGATGCCATCTCCTCATCACAGACTTCGTCATTCCCATCCTGCTGTGCTCAGGATGCTGAGGGGGCCCAGCAGAAACCAAGCCTCCTCCCCACCTGGGACCTGGTGGCATGCCTAGAATGCATCCTTCCCTTCCTCAGCGCCCCTGCCCCCCACGTTCTGGCCCCTTCTACTTGCAGCATCTCGCTGGGGCCTTGTCTCTGTGAAGCTGAGCCTGGGCTCCACGTGTGCCGGGGCCTCGTGGTGCAGGGACAGCGGCTGCGGCACCTTCGAGGATGCTGGTGGTGAGACCTCAGGAAACCCAGGACCTAGGGTGTCTCAGGCACAAGCTTGCTGAGAGACCCAGGGTCTCAGCTTCCCCTGGAAGTTAAGGGGAGTTGACCTTCTGAGGTGCCTTCCAGCCCTAACATTCCATAAACCTACGACCCTGGGCACTGGGCACGTGCTCAGTAACACTGTGATGTCATGGAGGGCAGAACCCACTGCCATTTCCACTCAGAAGCAGCTTGGGACGCACTGTGGACCTCCCAGATCACACCGGGGACAGTCCACGAGCGTGCTCCCCATAGCATCAGTGTTTCCAACCTGGTTCCTCCCTGCAAACAGCATGGCGGGGCCAGGAGAAGGAGCCAGTGCCAGGCCTGCCCCGGGGACTGGCAAACCCGAGCTCAGGGCTCCTGCTCCAAGCCCAGAGCTGGTAACCGCACCTCCTCAGACAAGTCGAGAGGGTCCCGGTGCCGACCTCCCCCTGCTTAGCTTGAAAAGAATCCCTAGACTTTCCTACCAACTGTAGGGTGGCAGATGTTTTAAAGCAGTTGGGTCCCAGCTGATGAAACAGATTTTACATGCTGTGACCCATGGGAGGTCATGTGTGTGTGATAGACACCCACAatctggagaaactgaggcccggaCTGTGtcccagagtgtgtgtgtgtgtcctggagtgtgtgtgtgagatagacACCCACAatctggagaaactgaggcctggactGTGTcccagagagtgtgtgtgtgtgtgtgtgtgtgtgtgtgtgtgactgtgtcccagagtgtgtgtgtgtgtgtgtgtgtgtgtgtgtgtgtgtgtgtgactgtgtcccagagtgtgtgtgtgtgtgtgtgtgtgtgtgtgtgtgagactgtgtcccagagagtgtgtgtgtgtgtgtgtgtgtgtgtgtgactgtgtcccagagtgtgtgtgtgtgtgtgtgtgtgtgtgtgtgagactgtgtcccagagagtgtgtgtgtgtgtgtgtgtgtgtgtgtgactgtgtcccagagtgtgtgtgtgtgtgtgtgtgtgtgtgtgtgtgtgagactgtgtcccagagtgtgtgtgtgtgtgtgtgtgtgtgtgtgtgtgtgacacccACAatctggagaaactgaggcctggactGTGtcccagagtgtgtgtgtgtgtgtgtgtgtgatagacaCCCACAatctggagaaactgaggcctggactGTGTcccagagtgtgtgtgtatgtgtgtgtgtgtgtgtgtgtgagtgatagACACCCACAatctggagaaactgaggcctggactGTGtcccagagtgtgtgtgtgtgtgtgtgtgtgtgtgtgatagacaCCCACATCTGgaggaactgaggcctggagaaacTCTTGTCTACAGTTAAGGGAAGGAAGTCTTGTTCGCGGCAAAGACTGTGTCCCTGGAGGGTAATGGGACTCGGGTTGGGTTTGAGTCAAGTCTGGTTGTGTCGCAGCCAGCCAGCCAGGTTCTTGAGCAGGTGCACAGCCTCCCAGGGCCTCGCCTCCCTCTCTGCAATATGGGGATGAAGACTGTCTCCGCTCCCAGGGCTGTGGGAAGCTGCTCAGTGCCCTGGGACCTCAGGACTTTCCTCTTCCTCCGCACAGGCTCCTCCGCATCCCAGTGAGCAGGTAGAATGATGAATGAAGTAAAAGAGTCCCTGCGGAGCGTGGAGCAGAAGTACAAGATCTTCCAGCAGCAGCAATTCACCTTCATCGGGGCCCTGGAGCACTGCAGGGAGAACGCCCACGACAAGATCCGGCCCATCTCCAGCATCGGGCAGGTAGGCGCTCGCGGGCAGGCGGGGCCAGGCCTCAACCCCTTGCTGGAAAAGTTGGGgaaaccaagacccagagagGGCCAGCGTGTGGGTGCAGGGATCAGGTCTCAGATCCTAACTGTGGAAGAAGCCAGGCACTCATTCCCTCACCAACTACGTGAGAAAGCGGCTGAAAGCAGGGGCTGGAGACACCACTGGCCGGGGGTtaagtcctggctctgccacatGCCACCTCTGTGACCTCCGGCCGGTTTCAACTAAAAATGTAGAAAGAGCAGCACGCACCTCCCAGGGCTGTTAGGCAGATTTCACGAGATCATCTGCAAACCCACGCCCCCAGCATCTGGCAGCGTCCTTCATCCCAGGCCCTGGGGCTCAGGACAGGGATGTGTGGTGAACAGATAGATGTACATGGTCCCAGCCACTGGATTCCCCTGGGGTTCAGAAACTATGACCCACCAAGCACATTGCTAAGTCACGTTTGCAAATGATTTCATTTAACCGGAGTCTCCTCTTTGTGTGAGCTGCCGTCCAAGTTTGCCCTGCCAAACGTGGAGGCCTCAAGACTGAAGCAGCCTTCCAGGAAGCCAGGTGCCTGAGAAGCACAGCTCTAGATGGGTCTCTCTCCCACTGAAGAGATGCCACCTGCTAGGGAGTGGGGACCAGACTCAGAACTGCTTAGGAGAAGCACACGGGGCCACAGAGAACAACCCTGGCCCACCAGTATCCtccaaaaaaaaactttaaattttttaaaaaatttctcccagtttaacttgaaattttaaaacccTGCAGAAAAATACCCATATAACCTTCACCTAGTTAGGCCAGTTTGTTTACTATTTAGCCATGTTTATACACACCCTCTTCCCTCTGAACTGTTCAAAGTGAACCGGCTGCACCGTCAGCCCGTCCCTCAAAGGCTCAGCCTTCCACGGGCGTGGACAGGTGTTCAGTATCAGGAAGGAGCACCTGAGACGCCCCGCCTCTGCTCAGAATCCCCATCGGGGCTTTGTGACCCCAGCGTGCTCCTTCTTGCCTTTAGGCTCAACAAGGCTTCTGGTAAATAACGGCCCCACCTGGGTTGACTCTCCACCCTGCCCCTGCCCTTCCTGGCCCGGGGTATGGGAAGGTGACCGCCTGCCCCGCACCCTGCGTGCAGTGTCCCCCGGTAGCCCAGTGACACCGCTCTGTTGTAGCTACGCCACAGTGCAGGCTCCTCCCTACCCGGGATCCTGGGGCAGGTGTGCGTGGTGTGTAGGCAGACTGTGGGTGTCAAAAGCCTCTTGCCCCACACAAAGCTGTTGTCCTTGGGAAGGACCATTTGAGGTCGTTGGGGAAAGACATCCCCTAGCGACAAGAAGGCAGCTGGGAGCGGCAGCAAAACCCAGGTTTAGACTTAGAATTTTCTGGGAACCGGAGGAAGTGGAAAACACCCCCTTCCAGCAGATTACTGAGGGCAGGACCACATGGAATGCGTCAGTTAATCCTGCCCAGACTGGAGCCCCCTCCTCCTGTGCCCACGTGGATCTCAGACCCAGACTGACTGGGTGTCCGGATGTGGAATGTCCTGAGCTAGAAAGGCCCCCAGGGTCTCCAGGGAAATGAGTTGAAATTAGATCAGCTGCATCACTGTCCTTAGCCTCTTTTGTGGCTTAAgaaaaacttcagttcagttcagtcgctcagtcgtgtccgactctttgcgaccccatggactgcagcatgccaggcctccctgtccatcaccaactcccagagcctgctcaaactcatgtacattgagtcggtgatgaagaACTTCCCTCTGGAGCTTTagtttgtttttagtattttttatattgatttttactTGGCTCAATTTATTTAcgtgggtcttagttgtagcacacggggtctttagttgcagcacgtgaactcttagttgggaATGTGggtctaggtccctgaccagggatggaacctgggccttctgcactgggagcagagtcttagccactggaccaccagggaagtccctgtttttagTAATCAAGTACTCCATTCTCCTGGAGTTGATTTTGTCTGTGGCCTGAGGCGGAGGCTACATTTCTTTCCTCATTCGGGCCACTGTTTTCCCAGCTCTACTTACTGACCTGTCCCTCCTTTCTCTGCCCCCTGGAAACGTAGGACAACAAGACTGCAAGAGATTCTAGTTTGCTCCGTGGACTGAGTGGCCCAGCCCAGCATTCTCAAAGTGGGTGGGACCTCGGCATCAAGAGTCAGGGACCAGCCCCCTGTACTTCAGGTGTTGGCTCAGCTGCCTGGGTCTGGTGAGAGGTCTGGGCTCAGAGCCCTGGAGCTAGGGTGACTCAGCTTCACCACTGCAGTGGTACCTGGGCAGgtatttcacctctctgagccttgtattcatctataaaatgaggccTGAAAAAGGGGACCCAGAGGGCGGCATTCAGGCGAGGACTGAGCGAGACGGGACCCACGGAGCCTTCTGCACGGGGCCCGTGACACTTCATGACATTCACAGTCTACAGGCCTGCAGACCTGACGGCCCCACACATCGGGGGCCTGTCCCCTGTGACCCGGGAGGGCGGGAGGACCAGGGTGGGTGCTCGGGGGCCCTGGGCACTCACGCCCCGCGGGCCCATTCAGGTGCAGAGCTACATGGAGCACCACTGCAGCAACTCCACAGACAGGCGCATCCTGCTCATGTTCCTGGACATCTGCTCGGAGCTCAGCAAGCTCTGCCAGCACTTCGAGGCCCTGCACGCTGGCACCCCCGTCACCAACAACCTCCTCGAGAAATGCAAGACCCTCGTGAGCCAAAGCAATGACCTGAGCAGCCTGCGAGCCAAGTAAGACCCTCCTGGTCCCATCAGGGGTCTCCGCACGTGCATGTGGGAGGGGCCAGGGCGGGGACGGGAGAGGACCGGGCCTGGAGGAAGTGAGTCCCGGGGCTACTGTCCAGGGGTCCCCAGCTGGGAAATCCTAGGCCCCTTGGTTCACCGGAGCAACTCTGACCTGACAAATCATTTACTGAAAATGAAGGACTCTGAGGCCCAGACCTAGCAGAATGCAAACCCTCTGGCTGGAGGCAGCACCGGGCCAGAAGCAGGGCTCACAGAGCAGTTGTTCTCAGGAGCCCACAAAGTGGGACATCAGGAGCCCGATCCCATGGGCGTTAGCTACTGGGTTCCCTCATTCTGAGCCCTGGGGGATCGATCCACAGCACAGAGTACCAGATTCCAGAGCAAGCCATTTAGGTCTAAGAGTGAGCAGAGTCAAAGGGTACGCCGTGGGCCTGGGGCGATGACAGCAGGTTTCCTCGGCCCCTGCCCAGCTCTCTGCCAACCACAGGCCAGGGGTTCTCCGCTCCCACCCTTCACACGGGAACCCTGGGGGGTCTGGGGCCCCaaacctgctgagccaccaccaTGCCTGGCATGGAGAGCCTGGGCTGGCAGGTGCACAGCTCTAAAACCTCCCCAAGGGGTTTTGTGCAGCAGGGGCAACCTTAAGAAAAAACCCTGCCCGGCACACCAGTCCCCGGAGCAGGGCTTACCCAGCCCTTCCCACCGCCCTGCAGATACCCCCACGACGTGGTGAACCACCTCAGCTGTGACGAGGCCCGGAACCACTACGGAGGTGTGGTCAGCCTCATCCCCATCATCCTAGACCTGATGAAAGAGTGGGTCGCCCACTCGGAGAAGCTGCCCCGCAAAGCGCTGCAGCAAGTGAGTGAGCCCCAGGCAGCCACGCGGGCCACCGCGCACGCTCCCCAGGCCTCCGGCACCCAGCCCCAGCTTCGGAAACAAAATTGTGGGCAACTGATACAGAACATCCCCAAACCTGGGGGGAAAGACCAAGGAAGTTCAAAACCACCCTGGAGACCACCTGGTGGGAAACTGTAGTTGGGAGCTGGGGGACCCGCCCGACCCCAGCCCTGCCCGACCCCACCGTgttccctcccatcccatcccgcGGGGCAGCCTGTAACTAAGCCTGGTTTCCACCAGTCGATCCATCTCTACTGGTGCTCACCATCTTCGCCACTTACTAATCCCCAGGGAGCCACCCCATGGACGGCCTAAACTCTTTCCCTCTAGCGCTTTAATCTCTAACTTTCCTTTGCCTCCGAGTGTCAGGCCCTGTGCCCAGGAGGAGCACCCCCACTTACGTTGCTGCTGGTGGGTTcaggggaggagggtgggccCCCAGAAGGGCTGGGGCCCTGACCCTCCCACCCAGGCCCAGCCAGAGGAGAATGCGCAGCTCCCTTCTGGCCACGGGACAGAGCTGCTCCAGCCTGAGGATGCTCAGTGGGGTCAGGTCTCTGAACCAAAGGGGAACAGGCCGcccagcctctccttccctcGAGAGAGAGACGGAGAGAAGCCGGAAGAACTGCCAGTGTGGCTCCTGCAGGAGGACGGTCACCTGGTCCTCACGACCTAACGGCAGCCCAGACGCTGGGACTGTGGCGTCGGCGCTGAGCCTGCCAGAGGTGCTGTCTCACTGTTGGTTTTCCCTTCACAGGGGGCGACTTAGCTTCTGTACTCTTGCTTCCTTGGGGGCGACAGTCAAGAATAAAAATGTGTTCTGGCACCTCTCTGCCTGGCCGGCTTTCCTGACACTCACCCCGAGACACCCAAGGATGCTGGGCAGGAGCCCCACGAGCAGAACTGCTGGCTAAGCTGCCCGTGTGCAGGGGACACACCTGCCCCACGTGGGGTCTGCTCCCTAGAGGCTCAGGTCAGAGGCCCGCAGCAGGCCAGCCCAGTAACTCTCTGCAGAGTTAGAGGCCTACTCAGACAAGAACATCtaaattttccagacaaaattTAAAAGTGCCACCTCAAAGTCTCGTCCCAAAGGAGCTGCTTCCTCCATTCTACCAGGCAGAGCACACCGATTTCCAGGCCGGCTGGGCAGAGGCGAGCCGTGGAAAACCGCACTGCGCACAGGGCTCTTCACCTCCACTCCTTCCCCTGTCAGGCAAGGGTGCAGCCAACAGCCGTTTAAAGGTAGTTTAGACCACCTTCCTCCAAACGCCTGATGGGGAGGGCAGGTAGTGGATGCGGGCAGCCCTCTCTCCTCGGCATACTCCCAAGACACATTCGGCAAGGCTTGACAGCTTCAGTGTCGTTTGGGCTCAGCTGTAAGGACTGTATTCAACCCCATGTGCCAGCCAACCCCTAGGCAGGCAGGCACATACCAAAGCCGGTATGCTAGAGATGACTGGTCACCCCTCCCGCACCTCCACCACACACTCTGGGGAGAGGGCACCAATCTGAGACACAGGTAGAATCTGCAGCTCTGCCAGAACAAAAGGTCTTTCTTCCAGGGACTAAAGTCTGATTCCACCTGTCAGCACCCTTCCGGCACCTGGGGTAAATAACCAAGCAGTCCGGACCCGGGGCCAGTTCCCACTCAGCCTGGAAGCCCCTCAGAGGCCGACATGAGCCACTTCATGTCAACACAGCAGAGTAGTGCAaaacaataaagttttatttgttcACAGTTAAACACAAGCAACTGCCTTGACATTTTTGAACATTCTAAGAAGGACAGCAAACCCTTTTGATTCAGATTCCCATTCACTACGATTGTACCATTTTTCTCTTGCAGTTCACGTGTTTGGCATCTGATGTGGATTGTTTGACATGCTTTTAAGATCGAGACGGGAAGGTGGAAACCTTTTGACAAGAGATGACTTTCTTAAATTTAGCTAAAAGcagtcagccaaaaaaaaaaaaaatctgtttttcactGATGGGACCCCCTTTAAACTGCAAGGTAGCCACGTGTGGTTGATCCATGATTGAGTTACAAAACTAGATTATGTCTTAGCAAAATCTGTTCCTCCGTAATATATTTATGGTCCATAGACGTCTTCTGAAAAGTGACCACTGATTTTTCCTAGTGCAAAACGCCTGGCTGCCTCTCCGATAAGCCAAAGCCTGTGCTGCCGAGAACAGCGCCGTACCCTCCTGTATACACACTGTATGGAGGGGGGAAACGGGGAGGAGTTGGTCtgggaaggtggggtgggggtttcCTCTAAAAGATCTATTTCAAGTTCAACTAGTCTACTTATCCCCGAGGATGGACAGCTTGGTAGCACTGGGAtgggaaggggaagagaaagCCCCTCTGCCTTCGTGAACTCGTTTCAAGGCCAAAAGACATCGCAGGCACAGACGCTCAACTATCCCCTGCAGGCTCCCCTCGCAGCTGCTGCAGCCATTCATTCTCCTCTCAGGTCGGCGCGTACGGACTGCAGGACAGCGTGGAGAAGATGGAAAGGCGtgccccaccccccccccgccccgccacctcTGGGGAACGTCagtcacagatggggaaacgagCCGCGTGGGGGCGGGGGCCAGGCTAGAGAACAGCTTAATCAAATGCCACcaagggggcgggggcgggcgggggcaTGTGTCAGAGAACTCTGGACAcaaacagacacagacacacctTCCCATGCTCACTGCTGGTCAGTTTTAAAGCTCGCACCTCCAACAGGGAAATTTCCCGGAGTGAGACATGCTGATTCAGGTCATTTCACAGGAGACACACACTTCTGGGTGGGCACGGGCTGCTCCCAGGGGCCACTCTGAGGACAGGGCTGGCCTCTCGGAGAACATCTGCACAAGACGGGCACGGCCCACAGCAGCCCGGGACTGAGTTTTCAAATCCCTCCTTAGACCCATCCACACTTTCTACCGTGTCTTATTGCTTTTGGTCAGAAAAACCGCATCTTCATGCAGTCTCTCTTTTCACCTGTTCTTCGGTTATTTCTTCCTGGCTTCAGGCGGTATACTCTAGCATTTGGTGAGAACTCACACTGGCCGGTCATACCACTTTTGTCATTTCTCTACACAGAAacagtttttttaattaactgtGAGTGTGAACCTCTGTGGTCTCCAGAGACCCTCTCTCATCCTCATGATCATTTATCCTCTTCTGCAAAACTAAGATTTATCTTTCTCAATCAAAACACTGGAAACCACACGCCACATGCTGTCTTAAATAGGCATGGCCCAACTCTGGACTTCTGTCTCCCCCTGTCCTGGTTTTGCCCTGTGGGGGTGCTGACCTCTGCAACTGTCAGTGGCTTCTGGGACCTCTTTTAACAGTTTTATCTTTCAAGAATAAAAGTTTGGACTATCTCCCTCGAAATACAGTACACATATTGTGGCTCACGAAGTAGCTTATCTGTCGTCTCTCTCCACTCACAGAGCCTAGGAAGAACATTCAGCAGCAGCGTATTCCCAAAGGTTAGGCAGTTTTCCCTCCTGAAAAACTGCTGACAAAGCTAGGGAGGTCACGTCTACCTACCCACCTCATATGGAGGGTCCCCGCACTCATCTCCAAGGAAACCTCTGTCCCAAGAAATGATCTCCTTCTCCTAACTTGGGATTTCAGTTACTTTTCTGGTATTTCTTCCAACTCCACAGTAACAAATCTCAGACTTGTAGCAGAATCTTGCCACAAggtttttttaattcatgaaagTTCTGTCTGATAGAGATCCATGTGCTTCTTCACCGGTGATAGGTTCAGGAGCTCGTTTTCTCTATAGAGACCATGCTAtcaccttcctccctctccccattcccccacccaccccccaaccccaattCTGTAGTGCTCCCTTTTAAAACAACATTTCATGCTCCCAAGAAGCAGACCCCAGTCTTCCCAGGGTCTGTGCTGACCCTGGTTAGCGTCAGGTGGACATCAGGTTATGGACACTGGGCAAACAACTCTGAGGCAGGTAGGCCTGCTCCAGGTGACTCCGGTGGAGGCTAACCCTAACGCCTGTGAACACCACACTGCTTCATCCGTCTCGGGACAGGCTCAACCTGGCAGCGCCAGTTCCCCGGCCTTTGCCCTGGCGGTCCCTGGACCTAAATTCTCTCTTGGGAGTTCCACTACCACTGTCCCCTTTCCATCCTTACAAACACACACTCACTGCAGCCTAATCGACCAACCCGCTGACTCTCAGCAGGCCTATGATTTTGAAAATCTAACTTTATTGTCACCTCAGGTCCTTTGGAAGATGAAAGCCTATGTTTTCAGGCCGGGTAACTTCCTCATGACCCCAGGCCTCCGTCCCCAACCTTAGCTGCATACAACCCATGGCCTCCAAGAGCCCAGAGTAAGGCAAGTACGGCTGCTTGGTGTCAGCCGTTCTTGGAAAGTTGAGACCCGGAAGCCCCAGCTGGAGGCGTGTGCCAAGGGCCTGCTGTCTGGGTCCCGTTCCACTGCACCACACAGCTGCCTCCTTCCTGTATTTT
Proteins encoded in this region:
- the SPACA9 gene encoding sperm acrosome-associated protein 9 isoform X2 is translated as MMNEVKESLRSVEQKYKIFQQQQFTFIGALEHCRENAHDKIRPISSIGQVQSYMEHHCSNSTDRRILLMFLDICSELSKLCQHFEALHAGTPVTNNLLEKCKTLVSQSNDLSSLRAKYPHDVVNHLSCDEARNHYGGVVSLIPIILDLMKEWVAHSEKLPRKALQQGAT
- the SPACA9 gene encoding sperm acrosome-associated protein 9; the encoded protein is MNEVKESLRSVEQKYKIFQQQQFTFIGALEHCRENAHDKIRPISSIGQVQSYMEHHCSNSTDRRILLMFLDICSELSKLCQHFEALHAGTPVTNNLLEKCKTLVSQSNDLSSLRAKYPHDVVNHLSCDEARNHYGGVVSLIPIILDLMKEWVAHSEKLPRKALQQVSEPQAATRATAHAPQASGTQPQLRKQNCGQLIQNIPKPGGKDQGSSKPPWRPPGGKL
- the SPACA9 gene encoding sperm acrosome-associated protein 9 isoform X1, whose translation is MMNEVKESLRSVEQKYKIFQQQQFTFIGALEHCRENAHDKIRPISSIGQVQSYMEHHCSNSTDRRILLMFLDICSELSKLCQHFEALHAGTPVTNNLLEKCKTLVSQSNDLSSLRAKYPHDVVNHLSCDEARNHYGGVVSLIPIILDLMKEWVAHSEKLPRKALQQVSEPQAATRATAHAPQASGTQPQLRKQNCGQLIQNIPKPGGKDQGSSKPPWRPPGGKL